In a genomic window of Sulfurisphaera tokodaii str. 7:
- the albA gene encoding DNA-binding protein Alba gives MSSTATPTPSNVVLVGKKPVMNYVLAALTLLNQGVSEIIIKARGRAISKAVDTVEIVRNRFLPDKIEVKEIRIGSQVVTSQDGRQSRVSTIEIAIRKKA, from the coding sequence ATGAGCAGCACTGCAACCCCAACTCCAAGCAATGTAGTATTAGTAGGTAAAAAGCCAGTAATGAATTATGTCTTAGCAGCTCTAACTCTATTAAACCAGGGTGTAAGTGAAATAATAATAAAAGCTAGAGGTAGAGCAATAAGCAAAGCCGTAGATACTGTAGAAATAGTGAGAAATAGATTCTTACCAGACAAAATAGAAGTTAAGGAAATTAGGATAGGAAGCCAAGTAGTAACAAGCCAAGATGGTAGACAATCTAGAGTATCAACAATCGAGATAGCTATAAGGAAGAAAGCATAA
- the rgy gene encoding reverse gyrase — protein MLKVYYTFGCPNCGGPIDDEHLLAGVPCSKCLPGRVENLDYRVIYDLLVKNSTLKGYAEYFYDNETFEEIVRIFKRVIGNEPWNLQKYWIKRLAKSESFSLSAPTGLGKTTTLLVYSLFFSNTTLYVVPTNSLKDQICERLRNMGAKVSCNDVKEEYINVATFNRILRHYDNYVSLQPKLVIVDDSDMILKSGKTTEVMAKILGISEEIFQYAISLIRLKRILKFNEDDKELKNKIVELEYKIGSWKPFVQFLVASATLRPKGIKQQALRTLIGFEPSTIQTYLRNIADLYYQGVDIEAILDKISDNGGLLLVSKEYGREKMLELKEIIEKRGYSTGLAISGRKFLNKFTEGKIDYLIGSASYYGVAVRGLDEPKRLKYVIFYGIPKIRLNLTDALNNPSLIVKIGELLNIDVKDIRRKLLFLSPPEFQILRYSLMKDEELSGKLKDIKVNLINIKEKIWDVLKSDNIKKLKADTFLVTENNGKYYVYIPDTVTYIQASGRSSRIISNGLTFGISIVLVDNIDLLDILSQKLKKIIPNFMFKNINEVDIRELKSLAVSSREVSTSQKKKINIKTILLIVESPTKAKTIARLFGRPSRREVHGIPVYETIILVNDEILITNIIATKGHITDLTTENIGYYGVEVGNNEFNAYYSPIYKCYNCGKTFTIKSNTCPYCGSVFISSSEKVVSALRKLSTEVDEIYIASDPDQEGEKIAYDVAMLISPYNKNIYRIKYHEITRNGILNAILNKGKINMNLVKSQIVRRIEDRWIGFELSLALKSMFYERNHGSGRVQGPVLSWIVERTKEYKKNYGWILYIKLGDYAIKKFFRIKEEANKFIEKLNIKINLISERKEIQNPLPPFTTDSLLMDAYDKLGIGSQIVMKIAQDLFESGLITYHRTDSTHVSALGISIAKEYLESKNLNDSFSGRSWGNEGTHEAIRPTSSMDTESLIKDIEDNPNKYFIKFTKYHLRIYDLIFRRFIASQMKPAEVTYSKFEIFINGEKLEVELPTKISGGFSIIYPLKTYVVSEKYSTYLTKGSIIPLFTYAEIIKNMKEKEIGRPSTYAKTISALIRHGYVVESKRKALLIATNKGIKAYEFLSSCCSDLISENRTKLLLQKIDKIANGDVNVDYVLEDLHKEITQISGKLVNSLKLDTNV, from the coding sequence ATGCTGAAGGTTTACTATACGTTTGGTTGTCCTAACTGTGGTGGTCCTATCGATGATGAACATTTACTAGCCGGAGTTCCATGTAGTAAATGTTTACCTGGAAGAGTAGAAAATTTAGATTACAGAGTAATCTATGATTTGTTAGTTAAAAATTCTACGTTGAAAGGTTATGCAGAATACTTTTATGATAATGAAACTTTTGAAGAAATAGTTAGGATATTTAAACGGGTAATAGGAAATGAGCCCTGGAATTTGCAAAAATATTGGATAAAAAGATTAGCCAAGAGCGAGAGTTTTTCACTCTCAGCGCCTACTGGATTAGGGAAAACCACAACTCTTCTAGTATATTCATTATTCTTTAGTAATACGACTTTATACGTAGTTCCAACCAACTCTTTAAAAGATCAGATATGCGAACGATTAAGAAACATGGGGGCCAAGGTTAGCTGTAATGATGTTAAAGAAGAATACATAAATGTTGCAACCTTCAATAGAATATTAAGGCATTATGATAACTATGTCAGTCTACAACCAAAGTTAGTCATAGTTGATGATTCTGATATGATTCTAAAAAGTGGTAAAACGACAGAGGTAATGGCTAAAATACTAGGGATATCAGAGGAAATTTTCCAGTATGCTATCAGTTTAATAAGATTGAAAAGAATTCTTAAATTTAACGAAGATGATAAAGAGTTAAAAAATAAAATAGTAGAACTAGAATATAAAATTGGTAGCTGGAAGCCTTTCGTTCAGTTTCTAGTAGCTAGTGCTACGTTAAGGCCAAAGGGTATAAAACAACAAGCCTTAAGAACATTAATAGGATTTGAACCCTCTACTATTCAGACTTATTTGAGAAACATAGCCGATTTATATTATCAAGGAGTAGATATAGAGGCAATTTTAGATAAAATTTCAGATAATGGTGGACTATTATTAGTTTCCAAAGAATATGGAAGAGAAAAAATGTTAGAATTAAAGGAAATCATAGAAAAACGAGGATATTCTACTGGTCTTGCTATATCTGGAAGAAAATTCCTCAATAAATTTACTGAAGGTAAAATTGATTACTTGATTGGTTCTGCCAGTTATTATGGAGTAGCAGTAAGAGGTCTTGATGAGCCTAAAAGGCTAAAATATGTAATCTTCTATGGCATACCTAAAATTAGGTTAAATTTAACCGATGCACTAAACAATCCATCACTTATAGTAAAAATAGGAGAATTACTTAATATAGATGTAAAAGATATCAGAAGAAAGCTACTATTCCTAAGTCCACCAGAATTTCAAATATTGAGGTATAGTTTAATGAAAGATGAAGAGCTCAGCGGAAAACTAAAAGATATTAAAGTTAATCTAATAAATATTAAAGAAAAAATATGGGATGTTTTAAAGAGTGATAATATTAAAAAACTGAAAGCAGATACATTTTTAGTAACTGAAAATAATGGTAAATACTACGTATATATACCCGATACTGTCACCTATATTCAGGCTTCTGGTAGAAGTAGTAGAATAATTAGTAACGGTTTAACATTTGGTATTAGTATAGTTCTAGTGGATAATATTGATTTGTTAGATATTCTTTCACAAAAACTAAAGAAAATTATACCAAATTTTATGTTTAAAAATATAAATGAAGTAGATATAAGAGAATTAAAATCCTTGGCTGTCTCAAGTAGAGAAGTATCTACGTCCCAGAAAAAGAAAATAAATATTAAGACTATATTGCTAATAGTAGAATCTCCTACGAAAGCTAAGACTATAGCAAGACTATTTGGAAGACCTAGTAGAAGAGAAGTTCATGGCATACCTGTCTATGAAACTATAATTTTAGTTAACGACGAGATTTTAATAACCAATATTATAGCTACTAAAGGCCATATAACCGACTTAACTACAGAAAATATAGGTTACTATGGCGTTGAAGTCGGTAATAATGAATTTAACGCGTACTATTCGCCAATTTATAAATGCTATAATTGTGGAAAAACGTTTACAATCAAGTCTAACACATGTCCTTACTGCGGGTCTGTATTTATCTCATCATCAGAGAAAGTTGTTTCAGCATTAAGAAAGTTAAGCACAGAAGTAGATGAAATATACATAGCATCTGACCCAGATCAAGAAGGAGAAAAGATTGCATATGATGTAGCTATGTTAATTAGTCCCTATAATAAGAATATTTATAGAATTAAATATCATGAAATTACTAGAAATGGAATTTTAAATGCTATATTAAATAAAGGAAAAATTAATATGAATCTAGTAAAATCACAAATAGTAAGAAGAATAGAAGATAGATGGATCGGTTTTGAGCTGAGCTTGGCATTAAAATCTATGTTTTATGAAAGGAATCATGGTTCAGGTAGAGTGCAAGGGCCTGTGTTAAGTTGGATTGTAGAGAGAACAAAAGAGTATAAGAAGAATTATGGTTGGATTCTTTATATAAAGTTAGGAGATTACGCTATAAAGAAATTCTTTAGGATCAAAGAGGAAGCAAATAAATTCATAGAAAAATTAAATATTAAAATCAATTTAATATCTGAAAGAAAGGAAATACAAAATCCTTTGCCACCATTCACTACAGATTCGTTATTGATGGATGCATATGATAAACTAGGGATTGGTTCCCAAATAGTAATGAAAATTGCACAAGACCTATTTGAATCTGGTTTAATAACCTATCATAGGACTGATAGTACTCATGTATCTGCATTAGGTATATCAATTGCGAAAGAATATCTTGAATCTAAAAACTTAAATGATAGCTTTAGTGGTAGATCATGGGGAAATGAAGGCACACATGAAGCGATTAGACCAACATCTTCAATGGATACAGAGAGTCTTATTAAAGATATTGAGGATAATCCTAATAAATATTTCATAAAGTTCACTAAATATCATTTAAGAATATATGATTTAATATTTAGAAGATTTATAGCAAGTCAAATGAAGCCAGCCGAGGTTACTTATAGCAAATTTGAAATATTTATAAATGGTGAAAAACTTGAGGTAGAGTTACCTACAAAAATAAGTGGTGGATTTTCTATAATTTATCCTTTAAAAACTTATGTAGTAAGTGAGAAATATTCCACATATTTGACTAAAGGATCTATAATACCATTATTTACATATGCTGAGATAATAAAGAATATGAAAGAAAAAGAAATAGGAAGACCTAGCACTTACGCTAAGACTATTTCTGCACTTATAAGGCATGGATATGTAGTAGAAAGCAAAAGAAAGGCATTGCTTATAGCTACTAACAAAGGCATAAAGGCTTATGAATTTTTATCTTCATGTTGTAGTGACTTAATTAGTGAAAATAGGACAAAATTGTTATTACAGAAAATAGATAAAATAGCAAATGGTGATGTAAATGTCGACTATGTACTAGAAGATTTACACAAGGAGATTACACAAATATCTGGAAAATTAGTAAACTCTCTTAAGCTTGATACTAATGTATGA
- a CDS encoding ribonuclease P subunit p25 family protein, which yields MTVKKPNEILISRTKRVEDYVLDVIVMFNQGYDEVELKGVGNSIYKAVEVYNQLKDRLGDGIILEKADIGSEVKDRRRISYISIKLKRVY from the coding sequence ATGACTGTGAAAAAGCCAAATGAAATTTTAATAAGTAGAACAAAAAGGGTAGAAGATTATGTTTTAGATGTAATAGTTATGTTTAATCAAGGATATGATGAAGTAGAACTTAAGGGTGTTGGAAATAGTATATATAAAGCCGTTGAAGTCTATAATCAACTTAAAGATAGACTTGGAGATGGTATAATTTTAGAAAAAGCTGATATAGGAAGCGAAGTAAAAGACAGAAGAAGAATATCATACATTAGTATCAAGCTTAAGAGAGTTTACTAA